The Nitrospira sp. sequence TTCGGCTTATAGAAACCTGCTGAAAATTCCATTTTCATGGCGTCCTCAGGGGGAAGATTAATCGGGACGAGCGCCTGTTCCGGGATGAAAGCCAGAAATCCGGTAAAGGGATGGATGGCGGTTGGAACGAACACCATGAAAAGAGTGTCCGAAGGCGCGACCTGGATGGAGGGAGGAGCCGCGCCCATCACAAACCCTAGCGCCCAGCAGCCATCTCGAGGAAATGGAAACGCAACGACCTTGCTGCGGCCAAATCGAGATCGGAAGTTCAGCACATCGGTCATGCCCTTCAATGTGAGGTAGATGCTCTGCACCAGCGGGATCTGCTCGAGGCGTTGCTCCAAACGCGCCAATAAATTATGCCCGATCACATGATCCGCAATGAGCCCGGCAATAATAAGTAACAGAACCAAAAGGAGCAAGCCAAGCCCGGGGAGTGGATTCAACATGTACCGACCGACCAGGCCATCGAGCGTGGTAAAAAGAGCTGACAGGATCAAGAAGGTAGCCCAGGCAGGGAGTAAGACAATGAGTCCAGTCACGCAGGTTCGCCAGAAGGCCTTGATCATGATGAAACACCTTTGCGGTAAATCGCTTCAGTCTAGCAGAAATAGTCCATCAAGAGGAGTTCTTCGGAACGGCTTGCGCTCTCTACTCCTATCGACTATTCTAGCACCTTCCTAGAGACAGGAAGATTGAAGACTCATGAGTATTGATTCGGATCTCCTTGCGATTCTCTGTTGCCCTGAGACCAAACAGCCGGTGAGTGTCGCCGAGGCTTCCCTTATTGAAAAGATCAATGCGGCCCTTGCACGTGGGGAAGTGAAAAATAGAGGGAACAGGCCGATGACTGGGCACATCGACGGGGGTCTTCTTCGTGCGGATCAGAAAATCCTTTACCCGATACGAGATAGCATCCCGGTGATGCTGATCGAGGAAGGTATTCCGCTTGAACAACTTCAGTGATCCAGAGAAGTTCTTCCTTCTGCCTTCCTGATCTTCACGCTCAGAATACCGCCGGTATGAGGCTCTCGGTTTCTGGTCTTCCAGTTTCCCTTCTGTTGGTGGTCACAGAGGTTAACCGCCCCGGGCTGTAGATGGTCGAGCTGCTGTTGTGCATCTCGCGGCGCCCGAACCGAAACCTGGAATGGGTAGGACTTTCTGATCTAAGGGCTGACGATTTGAACGGTCTTCGCCGCCGCTTCCGTTTTGGAGCCGGTGGATGTGCCGCAGTGAATGCAGAGATACTCATAAAGATTGCCTGTGGGAAGCACGAGGAGTAAGCGTTCTCTGGTGGGTGTGGCCACTCGGCAACGGGGGCAGAAGAGCAGAGAAGCATTCAGAGAGCCGAATTGGCCTTGAGCATCTTCGGGGGTGCTTCGCGGGCGAGTTCTGGGTGCCTGGCGAGTGCCAGGTGTCCAGGGGATTCCTGGTTTTCGTGGAGGTTGTAACATATTTCAATATTATTGATGAACTGCCGGTAGGGTCAAGTAGTAATCTCGTAGCGGACCGGGTCTGGATTGCTCGGCGAAGGCATGCGGGGTACCGACGAAATTGTGAATAGTCGGGAAAGTGAGACGGGGCCTTGCCTCTGCATCTCTTGTGTGAGACAGAGGAGCCCCGCTTAACACATACCCATTAGACGGTCGTCTTGGCAGACTCGATCTCGGTTGCGGTAATCAGGCTGGAGAGATAGTCGGCAACGAAATTGAGGGCTTCTTCGCGTCCGTCCGCGCGGCGGCCTTTTTCTCTGCGTTGAACGGATAGTTCGTGTTCCAAATCAGATTTCACTTCACCCAAGATACGCTGAAGCGAGGACGGTGTGAGATTCGCATCCATCTCTTCAAGTTCCTGACAACGGTCAAGAACCCAGTTTAGCCCTTCAATGCGTCCCGCGTAATGTTCCTGTTCAGCCGTATCGATCCGCGCCATCGCGGTAGCGAAGGTTTGTGCTTCATAAATCAAATTGTAGAAACTGGTGACGGCCCTTTGCAGCGATGGATTCATGATTCTCCTTCTCTTATGGATGAAGGGCAATTATACATGAGATTGCCGTGCCGACAAGGAGTATTTTTGTTGTTTATGTGAAGAGGAGGGAATGAAACTCGTTCATGAATCCGTAGTAGAGGGAGGCGAAGTCTTTGAGACAGTCTGGGCTGGTTTCCTTCAATCGTTTGAAAAAGAAGACCTGAGTGCGAGGATCGAGTTGCTCGAGCAATTGGCTCAGTTGGGCCATGGAATAGCTGCCGGCAGGGACACTCAGGATATAGTGAACAAGTCGCTCGACAAATTGCTGGGCGACATATTCGCTGTTGAGGTAGCCATCTGGGAGTTTGCCGGCGGCGAGGAACTCGTCAAATGGGATGGCCTGCGCAGCAAAGGGGACTGATTGCTGCTGATCGGATATCACGCTGAACGTGCTCCCTCGTAGTAGAGCTCAAAATACGACCTTCCAAAACTCTACTGGAGGGAATATATCTCGTCAAGTGCGCAGAAGAAGTGGCATCTTCTGAGCCGAAAGACGGATGGGAGAGATAGATGATGCTCTGATAAGCCCTAGAGACGATAGGCACTATGCCATCTGATACTAAAACATAATCTTAAGAATGGATATAAAAAGAGAAGGGCGGAGTTCCTGGTTGGGACTCCGCCCTTCTCTCTACCCTGCCCGCCCCCGACGACGACGGGAGTGGACCCCGCGCGCCAGGCCTAGAGCCAGGTGACGCGTTCGGCGGGGCGAATATAGATGGGCTCCTCGACCTGAATGCGGGCGACTTCCTTGCCCGACTTGTTGAAGCCCAACACCGTATCGTTGTACATCTCGAACCGCTTGCCGTGGATCTGCGTCTCGAAGACTTTCGGCCCGGGAATCACGTCATAGCGGAAGACG is a genomic window containing:
- a CDS encoding DUF502 domain-containing protein — encoded protein: MIKAFWRTCVTGLIVLLPAWATFLILSALFTTLDGLVGRYMLNPLPGLGLLLLVLLLIIAGLIADHVIGHNLLARLEQRLEQIPLVQSIYLTLKGMTDVLNFRSRFGRSKVVAFPFPRDGCWALGFVMGAAPPSIQVAPSDTLFMVFVPTAIHPFTGFLAFIPEQALVPINLPPEDAMKMEFSAGFYKPKNGWLGTSQSISS
- a CDS encoding Trm112 family protein, with product MSIDSDLLAILCCPETKQPVSVAEASLIEKINAALARGEVKNRGNRPMTGHIDGGLLRADQKILYPIRDSIPVMLIEEGIPLEQLQ